One window from the genome of Acuticoccus sp. I52.16.1 encodes:
- a CDS encoding YihY/virulence factor BrkB family protein — protein sequence MDASSRLTSLNQEPGRRKSVPPSKLPYHERLRGRAAHNPFQIGWRGWCDILVRVVERVSIDNLGLITAGVTFYVFLALIPAMIAVVTFYGITTSSLTLETHVSFLHGYLPDQAIEWIAHEIGRVSKAQENGLTLTFLLSLGISLWSMNNAVIALFGAMNIAYGEVEKRGTITLYLKAFGVTLAALLVGILMIGAIVVVPLVFGGDDGGLDYGGRRVTAPALFVMVSIAAATIFRLGPSRRAARWRWISVGAVTVSLGWLAASTLLSWYLSNIADYAAMYGSLGTVIALMFWFYISIYILLLGAELAAEVEHQTMVDTTVGPDQPVGRRGAYVADTVGRASRV from the coding sequence GTGGATGCTTCCTCGCGACTGACCTCTCTCAATCAGGAGCCCGGGCGGCGCAAATCCGTTCCGCCGAGTAAGCTGCCTTATCATGAGCGGCTGCGGGGGCGAGCGGCGCACAACCCGTTCCAGATCGGTTGGCGGGGCTGGTGCGACATCCTGGTGCGGGTGGTCGAGCGTGTCTCGATCGACAACCTGGGGCTCATCACCGCCGGGGTGACCTTCTACGTGTTCCTGGCGCTGATCCCGGCGATGATCGCGGTGGTCACCTTCTACGGCATCACCACCTCCTCGCTCACGCTGGAGACGCACGTCTCCTTCCTGCACGGCTACCTGCCCGACCAGGCGATCGAATGGATCGCGCACGAGATCGGCCGCGTGTCGAAGGCGCAGGAGAACGGGTTGACGCTGACCTTTCTGCTCAGCCTGGGCATCTCTCTCTGGTCGATGAACAACGCGGTGATCGCGCTCTTCGGTGCCATGAACATCGCCTACGGGGAGGTGGAGAAGCGCGGCACCATTACCCTCTACCTCAAGGCTTTCGGGGTGACGCTGGCGGCGCTCCTCGTCGGCATCTTGATGATCGGCGCGATCGTCGTGGTGCCGCTGGTGTTCGGCGGCGACGACGGCGGGCTCGACTATGGCGGCCGGCGGGTCACGGCGCCGGCGCTCTTCGTCATGGTGTCGATCGCCGCGGCGACGATCTTCCGGCTGGGGCCGAGCCGGCGCGCGGCGCGCTGGCGGTGGATCTCGGTGGGAGCGGTGACGGTGTCGCTGGGCTGGCTCGCCGCGTCCACCTTGCTCTCGTGGTACCTGTCCAACATCGCCGACTATGCGGCGATGTACGGGTCTCTCGGAACCGTGATCGCGCTGATGTTCTGGTTCTACATCTCCATCTACATCCTACTGCTGGGGGCGGAGCTGGCCGCGGAGGTGGAGCACCAGACGATGGTGGACACCACCGTCGGCCCGGACCAGCCGGTCGGTCGCCGGGGCGCCTACGTGGCGGACACGGTCGGACGTGCCTCGCGGGTGTGA
- a CDS encoding CsbD family protein translates to MNWDQIQGQWKQLAGRAQTEWGELTNDDVDQVAGDRLRLEGKIQERYGKNKEEAREAVDAWIARL, encoded by the coding sequence ATGAATTGGGACCAGATCCAGGGTCAGTGGAAACAGCTCGCCGGTCGCGCCCAGACCGAGTGGGGCGAACTCACCAACGACGATGTCGACCAGGTGGCCGGCGATCGGCTGCGGCTGGAAGGGAAAATTCAGGAACGCTACGGCAAAAACAAGGAAGAAGCGCGCGAGGCAGTCGACGCGTGGATCGCCCGGCTCTAG
- a CDS encoding PAS domain-containing protein: MNGSADAATTIAIAQLGTIAALTIFAIVGRGPTARLISAFAACVLFLSSDLVWHLVGWGETVPVALPATMGVTDFAAVASGTQFAVALATAAAAGGGLVLALVYAGRRFAGFRAERRAEKNPGQTPHAAEARNKRLMGILQREHEKLRSVREMHRYLELATRNSQITVLFQDLDLRYQWVINPRPFLIPEDIVGKSDEEILPEQVRALVVGHKTRALQTGTTQTFEIEIPGNDERAWFRMDVVPISNEDNRLTGLVCTAIDISRSKRLDMMRTDLSRRLAETLQRFNLALRSEKIMVFSQDTELRYTWANSDETQIGSIIGRTDDEVIPEPDRGQIMGLKRRVIETKRPLSGEIGIGEAGERRWYDLHIEPNLKPDGTVLGITCASIDITHRKRNEEQMRLVMRELTHRTKNLLTVVIAIARQTSTQSATVEAFVPALIARLRALSAAQDLIVADEWAGVDIGDLVRVLVAQFIPPQSSRVAIGGPPVILSPEASQNLGLAIHELAANAVQYGAFANANGTLDVAWSVETVDETEVLSFTWTETGGPAVSEPTRRGFGMTVIERNLARALRADVDLAFTPDGLIAKMTLPLEGIVPFASPDRALLAQAS, from the coding sequence ATGAACGGGTCGGCTGACGCCGCCACTACCATTGCAATCGCCCAGCTCGGCACCATCGCCGCGCTGACGATCTTTGCAATCGTAGGCCGCGGACCGACCGCGCGCCTGATCTCGGCGTTCGCCGCGTGCGTGCTCTTCCTGTCGAGCGATCTGGTGTGGCATCTGGTCGGCTGGGGCGAGACCGTTCCCGTCGCGCTGCCGGCGACGATGGGGGTCACGGACTTCGCGGCGGTGGCGAGCGGCACGCAATTCGCCGTGGCGCTGGCGACCGCTGCGGCCGCCGGCGGCGGGCTCGTCCTGGCGCTGGTCTATGCCGGGCGCCGCTTCGCCGGCTTCCGGGCCGAGCGACGCGCCGAGAAGAACCCCGGCCAGACGCCGCATGCCGCCGAGGCTCGCAACAAACGCCTCATGGGCATCCTCCAGCGCGAGCACGAGAAGCTGCGTTCCGTGCGCGAGATGCACCGCTATCTCGAGCTGGCCACGCGCAACTCGCAGATCACCGTCCTCTTCCAGGACCTCGATCTGCGCTACCAATGGGTCATCAACCCGCGCCCATTCCTCATCCCGGAAGACATCGTCGGCAAGTCCGACGAGGAGATCCTGCCCGAGCAGGTGCGCGCGCTCGTCGTCGGCCATAAGACGCGCGCGCTGCAGACCGGCACCACGCAGACATTCGAGATCGAGATTCCCGGCAACGACGAGCGGGCCTGGTTCCGCATGGACGTCGTGCCGATCTCCAACGAAGACAACCGCCTGACCGGCCTCGTGTGCACCGCGATCGACATCTCCCGCTCCAAACGGCTGGACATGATGCGCACGGACCTGTCGCGCCGTCTGGCGGAGACGCTGCAACGCTTCAACCTGGCGCTGCGGTCCGAGAAGATCATGGTGTTCAGCCAGGACACGGAGCTGCGCTACACCTGGGCCAACTCCGACGAGACGCAGATCGGCTCGATCATCGGCCGGACCGACGACGAGGTGATCCCGGAGCCCGATCGCGGGCAGATCATGGGCCTGAAGCGCCGGGTGATCGAGACCAAGCGGCCGCTGTCCGGCGAAATCGGCATCGGCGAGGCAGGGGAGCGGCGCTGGTACGACCTCCACATCGAGCCGAACCTGAAGCCGGACGGAACGGTGCTGGGCATCACCTGCGCCTCGATCGACATCACCCACCGCAAGCGCAACGAGGAGCAGATGCGCCTCGTGATGCGCGAGCTGACGCACCGCACCAAGAACCTCCTCACCGTGGTGATCGCCATCGCGCGGCAGACGTCGACCCAGTCGGCCACGGTGGAGGCGTTCGTGCCGGCGCTGATCGCACGGCTGCGGGCGCTGTCGGCGGCGCAGGACCTCATCGTCGCGGATGAGTGGGCCGGCGTCGACATCGGCGATCTCGTGCGCGTCCTGGTGGCGCAGTTCATCCCGCCGCAATCCTCGCGCGTGGCGATCGGCGGACCGCCGGTGATCCTGTCGCCGGAAGCGTCGCAGAACCTCGGTTTGGCGATCCATGAGCTTGCCGCCAATGCGGTGCAATATGGTGCGTTCGCCAATGCCAACGGCACGCTGGACGTCGCATGGTCGGTCGAGACCGTCGACGAGACGGAGGTGCTCTCGTTCACCTGGACGGAGACCGGCGGTCCGGCCGTCAGCGAGCCGACACGGCGCGGCTTCGGCATGACGGTCATCGAGCGCAACCTGGCCCGCGCCCTGCGGGCCGACGTCGACCTCGCCTTCACGCCCGACGGCCTCATCGCCAAGATGACG